A stretch of DNA from Chelonoidis abingdonii isolate Lonesome George chromosome 8, CheloAbing_2.0, whole genome shotgun sequence:
gttacacgcagccaacgccaggcaagcttccagacccattccgtTCTGAGCGCGTTCACAGAAGCCCGTCTGTGTTACGAAAGACCAGAACAgagtagtggacccggatcccctgcaatggctgaaccagccacagcacctccagtcccaggacgcggaactggaacagcaaccagcccaagcccagcaatCGCAACCACATCTTCACTCACGCCAGAGGGCCGCCAgcagcctgaactggcagaagcaacagacaaccataccgaagaggctcagccagagcctgaatacccaggtgcaccagcggagagcggttcaccagcaacagaaaacaaccccatcacctacatgcttccagagggaccaagcccaagtccacagtctgaggaagacggtgtctccagcctcaagggaacagttccagactgagcaggaagcagatgaacagccttcagaaagcttggtggcggcgagcaccccaccgcctctcagctctctAACCGGATCCCGCTTTGTTATAGACCACGgatttatacaaggaaattctttctggtggacacagGAAGAATAGGCAAGCCCCAAAcagcagcaccaatttgaaatacagacagcatacagccaatactcataacttcagctacaaaatgcTACagcacacagacagcataatcataactagcccataacctggtcttagacaccttatatgaccccctttacataagatttggtgccactacaggaccttggttgcaaaccatgttctatatggttccagtttatatcaataacatcacagcgTTACGTTggctaacttccagtcactgggtgcAGAAGCCAGGGTGATGTAACCAGGGtacctgcctcctgctgctgggctCTTTTCTGCAGCAGGAAGGGGGCTCCCAGGAAGCACCTGACTGGTCTCAGATAAATGCACCTTATGACCAGTGAATAGCAACAGCCAATCAAAGCCCTACACTGACATAcgccccctcccttctccagccagcccctcttCTAAACTCTTGTCCATGGGGATGCTGCCCTAGCTTCCTGAGGGCCCGTCGTGGCTGGAAGAGCACCCTCACCCCCTGGCCCGTCGTGGCCAGAGTAGCGCCCTCACCTGTCATGGCCAGAGTAGCACCCTCACGTTGCGCCCGAAGTAGCGCCCTGACCCCCCCGGCCTGTCACGCACTCACCCCCCGGCCCGTTGCACCTGGAGTAGCACCCTGACCCCCCGGCCCATCGCGCCCGGAGTAGCGCCCTCACCCCCACGCTGCTGGCGCCTTAACCGCCAGGCCATCTAACCCTGCTTCGAGCGCCAGGGACAGCTGGCACCTCCTCTGCGTGAGGCTCTCACCATCACTTGTACTGAGGCAAGCCACAGTGAGGGATCTTAAGGACAAAGGTCTAGTGTTTGCTAGGCTTTCGCTTGGCAGCAATGCAGACAGTGAGGCTGGATTTCTGCCTGAGCCAGGCCTGGGTCAGTGGCTGCTCAGGCTTCTTGCTGTGGAATAGCCAAGAATCTGGAGCGCCTTGGCACATGTTTCTGTGGAAGTGGAGGCACTTGACATCCTCATTCTTCCCTGGGAGCTGTGAAAGTGAAATGGATCCCAAAGCCTCCCTCCTTGCCAGGGGCACCTGtaggtgagctggagctggggaggcCATTGGAGCTcatcctctccacccccaggccaATGCATGGGCAGTGCTGTTTGCTGTGGTTTGTCCACTCTAGTATTGGGAGATGATTTCCCAGCCTGGTGCATCTGGCTGTTGGAAAGTTGGCTCTGCCATGCAGTCTGCTTTCCCCTTGGAATTCCATCCCCGGCCGGCTAGCTACAGCCCCTTAGGATGCCCGGACAAACCTGCCCTCTCCAGTGTTTGCAAACTGTTCTCCTGCCCCTTGGGCTGTTGCTTAGCTGAACTTGATAGATTTAATTCTTGCCCCATAAATTGCTCCTTCCAGGCTCCTAAACATGTCTGTGGCTTTTGTCTAAGCTCTCACCAGCGTGTCACTATCTTTCTGGGAAGGAGGTGCCCACAAGTGCCCTCCTATTCTAGTGTGCCTATTGGGGATAccccaggccccagcgtgccagtAGTATGGTGGCCACTCACACATTCTGGTACTTCTAGGAACAGCATGGGCCTACCCCTGCCAATGTGACAGTGCATGCGAGGTCACTCTGCACCAGGGGAAGGGTTAAGAGTCTGAGGGGACGGACCAGTGTCCCCTGTCCAATACCAGACAAACTCATGTTCAGTTTGTCCCAGTACTGGACGGGGTCAAAGCTCTCAAAGAAGATGGTCCAGTTTAATGCTGGATGTGTGGCCTGCCTAGCCAGTAgttgcctgggttctgttctcagagGCAAGCAGTGTCGGTGCCTGGTGGGTTCCAGTAACCATCAGAAATGTTGCTAAGGGACAGGtttttactagggctggcaggaaagggaaggCTGCAGATCCCCTAGGCACAGGGGCTTAGTGAGGGTCCCTGGGGCAGTCCCGTGCTCTTCAGGGCTAGTGCCTGGGATGTCCTCTCCAGCCCAGCCTCTAGTCAAGCAAATTTGCATGTCAGCTGCCAAGTCAGGCTCCATTAGCATCTCTCATTGGGacccctctgcactggctccctgctctcccatcaGATGCACACAAACCTGCTCTGTTCGAGGTGcagcttctccccagctccctgctgccctgcagttcccactcCCAAACAGCCTCGCACCTCCTGGGTAAGGCCCTTTCCCCTTACCTGgcatggggaggggctgggcagtggggagaggcagaTGGGAGTTGTGGCCCCCTCTTTGCAGATCTGTTGCACCACGTGTGGTTGCACCAGCTGCTGGGCAGTGTCCCCTCCCTGTGTGATGGAGGAGGGCTGTGTGTCTTGCAGCAGTATCCCATGGCAATCCCATGGCAGGCTCATGTCTAACCTGCTGATCTCCTGGCTCTAGCCTGCTCCTGGTTCCTCCCTCCTGAGGCAGTGGCCACTGCTAATCTTTCAGTGCCCCCTTGTATTTTTCCCATGACCATTGAAGACGCTCATCCATCTGTGCTGCCTGGGCAAGGTACTGCAGCCTGGGGTGAgaggtgggggttctgggggaaGTGTGAGAAGCCACAGGGTAGAaatgggggaaggtggggagcAGTGAGACAGTGACCTTTACAAGCAGGGTTCTGGTGGCCTTGGGCTCTGGTTCCATCTCTGGGCAGTGGGAGCAGAACTCTGCTTGCAGACCCTTCCATGCACTTACCTGCCTTCCCTTGTTCATGTTTCCTGGGCTGGGGGACCTGAaggcttgggggcaggggaggctagGTGCACCCTCTGGGCTATGGCAGGTCTTGGGGGGAATCCCACTGCCTGATGCACCTCTGGCACTGACTATGCCTCATCTTTGCACCTTCCCTTTTCTCAGCGCCCCCTGATTGATATTGGCCCTGCAGCTCTGTCAATGATGAGGACTCCGTGCAGTAAACTGAGCGGATGTGCCTGCCTGTTGAGTGATGGGCAACACTAGGCTTGCCTTCCAGCAGCCTGGCTGTGAGATGGCCTGGCATTCAGTGCTGGACAGAAAGAGCAGTGACTGAGGGCTGGACCTCCCTGCTGGGGAGCATTTGGATGCCTACCTGCCTGCCTAGTTTTGTGATGGGAGAAGGAAGCGGAGCTCATCCGAGATTCCTGTTTCCTGCCTGCAAGTCCCAGCTTCCCCATGTTAGCCACCTCAGGGAAACCCCTGGAGTGTCTAGATTGAGTGCCAGGCTCCTGGCAGAAGGTAGGAGTCCCAGCTAATCAGCCACTAGCACAGGTGCTCTATTCTGTGTACTGGCTGCTCCTGGCTGGTAAGGAACAGTCCCTTTCAATGCTTCATCAGGCTGACACACTCTCATATGCAATGATTTAATGGTGATGATTGGAGACAGTCCCTGCATTTTCAGCTGGCTGTGGGGTGATACATCTGCTCTGCTATGCCACTGTTCCCTGCTGCCCGTCAGTGAGGGTGAGGAAGCCCCTTTGCAGAGCTCTGTGCGCCCTTGTGTGCAGAAGGCACTAGAGCAGTGAAGAAGATgtgcacagggccggtgcaaggatgttttgtgtgtaagcagaatcaggatgagctgtatcctgacatctggtggtgaattgtggggagtgtggaaagaatgtcaagaatctcaaaaggtgtggaaagatttgcattggcatccacctcacacttagcataaacccacagcagcttgggatggtgattttaacagctctgggatccccaatttctttgttattggggcaggaggaaaaaaaaagtttgtcaccctgattgtgtgaatggagagAAGAGATCGCTccgtggatgcataggaacacaGGAAAGAAATGCAGAGTACAGAGGTGTTCCTCTCTTTGGCAACCTTTCCAATTtcggtccagcatagggctggacaGCCAACACGGCAATGCCATGATGCCGTCTCACAGGGCCAACACTGCCTCTCatcccgagtagcccaaccccttggtgttgagggGGAGTGGCGGGGGGgaatatgtgatacagcatggccaggggcagcataagagtgttcaGGGGGCCTTATCCCTGCCAAGGAGGAAGTGTTGCTTTAGATtaaactagagcacctgacttccatTAGAGCCACACTGACTCCAGTCCCATGGGAAATataaaaccctgcttcagtcagagcAGGGTgtgtagttgaaggagaaaaggttggattggagcagagtgacAGAGTTgctagaatggagagaggttaagGAATGTCAGAGAGacaatagaaggtttggaggagcgCTGCGTGTGATTGAGAAGCCAACAGAAACCCTGGTAAGGGCGACCAGGGCTTGGTATAGAAGAGGAGCGAGAAGCCTTCACAAAGCTGatggtatgagagggaagtaacccagggaagaaacgcAGCTAGTATTCAAGGATGGTTCAGCATCAACCGCCAGGGCCCCTGGTGGGACCcatggagtagagggcgggcccaggtcctcctctccaactcccctcctccaaggaacACTAGAGGGAGTGCATTAAGAATGGTTCAGAGACCAGCCAATATCACCTGAAACctaccagagaagagaaagtgcgagaccagtagagaacaataccggcaattgtGCCACAACACCCAACCTGAGTTGAGCATTTCTTCACAAAAAgcagctcccacagctcccattacaCANNNNNNNNNNNNNNNNNNNNNNNNNNNNNNNNNNNNNNNNNNNNNNNNNNNNNNNNNNNNNNNNNNNNNNNNNNNNNNNNNNNNNNNNNNNNNNNNNNNNccccccgctccagctcacccttGGTCTGagcacgagcaccctgagcacgctgtcgctgcttcacttctcctgcctcccaggcttgtgacgccaatcagcttaggaggCGGGAGAGGTGAAGTGGCCACGGCGtactcggggaggaggcgggacaggggtgagctggggcagggagttcccctgcgtgccgcgccccccacccttacttgctgcaggcagccctccctgtgctcccctggtCCAGCTCCCtgcgcctaaatgccggcggcaaccagggcagccaaagatccggctgccgcggtcactgccgaagaaaatggcgcccctcaGATCCCAGCCCCCTAAGCTACTGTCTAGGTTGCCTGGATGTGCAGGGCCGGCGGTGATTGCTATCAAGTATTTCTAATGGCCAGAAGACacgatggggagggctctgagttatgaCAGAGAATTTGTTCCCAGGTTCCTGGCTGCTGGGCCTCACCCACATGCCCAGGGTCAAGCTGATCACCATTTCCCCCCAGAGACTCgagggaggaaggggggttgCACTTTCCACTCcagtgtggggcatgggccaCTTGCTTGTTTGAACTGGTGTAAGTGGCAGAGTCTGTAACTTTTAACTCTGACATCAGTaagtcagccagaggttatgggtctgttacgggagtgggtgggggaggtctgtggcctgcgatgtgcaggtcagactagatggtcacgctggtcccttctggcccgaAAGTCCAAGAGATGATATGGACTGGGCCCTCCGGCCCAGTGACCCCCTCCCCAGGCTGGCTGCTTCCTTTGGAGGTTCTGAGCTGCTGCCTACGGGCCCCTCTGCTCTGCGCAGAACCACCAATCAGGAGGCTCCCTGGTGACATCAGCCTTAAAAATATGGGATTGTCTCAAAATGTGAAATGGGCCAGACAGAAAATAGTGGCGAAATGCTGCTCCTCTCCCTTCAGCCGCGGCTCTCCTGGGACCCAGGGCACAGCGTGGAGCTGCCTGAGGGCCTCCCTGCATGCACTTGGAGGGTGCAGCCTGATGGGCCAGGCTGGAttcccagggcctggggcaggccAGCCAGGTAGGACTGAGCCGGATTCCCCGGGCCCCTCTGAATCTCAGTGAATCCCAGAGCCTCTGCAAGGAAAGTGCCACCACGCTTTTATTTCAGCCTCAGCGATGTTTCTCCTTCTTGCTGGCCTCTGGTTTGATTTTGGGGGATGGTCCTGCTTTTCGTGGGGCACCCTCTTCATCGGCAGCTCCAGCTGCCCCCTGACCAGGCCTCCCCATGAGCTTTCCCTGGACAGAGAGGGCAGATGGGGTTATGGGGAGGGAATTTGGAAGTAGTGTTGTCTGCAGTGCTGGGgctacccccgccccccagggctGCAGGCCCTGACTGCTGTGCAAGACGCAGGATGTTCTGCAGCCTGGAGAATGGGAGAGATGCTAGATGGGAGCCTGGAGCACGTGGGCGGGGGGTATCCTGCGGCAGAAGAGGACACTGGTCCAACCTCCCTGTGACTGACCTCTCCAGTGTGGCTTGCAGGGTTTCTGGGGTGATTGAACTGCCCCTGACTGAGCTGTGGACCCCAAACCCTACATGAGCCCTAATCTGACCCAACCCCCTACCTCCCAGAGAAGCAGCTGGGTAGGGAATGCTCCGCACTGCCCCTTCCAGTAGCCTGGGATTCAAAGAGAGCATGAGCCAGCAGGGTCCTGCGCCCACTGGGCAGGCTTGAGGTGCTGCTTTTGGGCTAGAGGAGTTCTGGCTGGGAgcatgggaggggaaaagggaagcTAGTgtctctggcttttggtccccACCCTAACTCTGGGAGTCTCTGAGCTTCTGGACGCTCCCTCCTTTCTGGCACTCCCTGAGCCGCTTCCTCCCCTCACACGTACTTCCCTagagaccagagcagagagggCCAAGTCCCCTCTGCCAGAACCAGGGAGTgggcagccagcagagcaggCCAGGGGCATGGAGCTCACTGAGGTCTGAGAGGGCACAATGGAAATCAGCGACTCCATGGTCTGGATCTTCTTCCCATCCTGGGCCTTCAGCAGCTTGAGACGGCTCTTTTCCAGAAACTCGCACTGAGTGTGCAAGGCATCTGCGGAGAGGGGACAGGTTGGCGGGGCTCAAAGGAATGGCATCTCTCCGGCTGCAGGGGACCTAGCCTCTCTGACCAGGCGAGACCCCTTCCTCCCCAGGCCCCTGCAGCGCTAGCACTGGCTAGCGGGACTGTGGCTAGGGCAGGTTGCCCAGGTGAGGTGGAGGCAGATTCTCAAAAGCAGTCTGTAAATTAGTGGCAGGCCCCAAACcgcaggtgtttggggtgggcAGTTCTGGGAGCTCACGTCTTGTACCCAAGCAATGGCATGATGTTGTCAAGGAAAGTAGAGGCTTGAAATCAGGAGATGCTTCCTCGTGGAGACCGATGCTGGTGCAGGGACATCTGTCAAGGCAAAGGGGGAGCCCCGGCCAGGGGCCATTTATACCTGGACTGGACAAAGCCCTGAATGGGCACCAGGGACCAGCTCTGACATCAGTAACACCTCgatagctgcctgctgtggggagccctgcgCACTGCCAGACCCTGTAGCGGCTGTGGCTCCTTCCCTGAGATCTGGGCTTTGAGAACCCTGTTCCAGAAGCAGCCACCATGTGAGCGCATCTGAGGAAGAGGTGCCATCCTCACCAATAATGCCCCAGTGCTACACCTCCCTCTGTCCCTGCTCTGCACCTCCCAGGCTGCATCCTGCCACACCTCACGACTGCCGGGGTGATGTGCAGCCAAGTCctttctgcagctcccctgcCTTGGCCTCTGTGTGCTACCCTGagcatggggcagggagcagccggCGCCTACCCAGCAGCTCTGGTTCAGGGTCCTTGAGGATTGGGGTGAAGCCGCGATAGGCGTTTTCCTGTTTGGTCCCTGCAAGAAGGAATCCTCAGCATCAGGTCACGGGTGGAGAAGGTGCCAAGGGCTGGTGTTGCCTGCTCCCCTCGCACctcagggcagcagcagagtcaTCTGTGCTCTGCCCAGGCGCTgagctggcagggcagggcaggaagtcCTGGGccgatgggggtggggtgaggctggggaggaTGCTGGCATGAAGCCTGCTCAGCGCTAGTACCTCTGGGCTGTGGGCATCAGACTCCTGCTCTGGGcccttgggggtggggcagatggCATGAGGAGCCCTCCCCGGCAGAGACTGGGCCTCGCTTTGCATAGTGGTGCTTTTAAAGGGATAATTGtctcccccccagcctctgcccaccccctccctggCCAGCTGAGGTGCTAGAGCTTCAGTGGAGaggggctgtgctgctgggggctgcagggtgccCTTGGGAAGGCACCTGGGGCTCCACGCTCCACCCGGCACACGTAATAGGTCCCTCGGGGCGAAAGGAACTTGCTGGCGCTGTCGCTGGGGAGCTTGACCAGGAAGAGCAGCTTGAGGGTGCCCTGTTCGTCGCACAGGTCGATGGTTTCTGGAAGACACCACAAGTCCTGGGAATGAATTGCGCTCCCCCCATCCTCCCTATGGCACAGCCCACGGCGCTGACATCGGGACCTGCCTGCCGCCGAGCTCGCTGGGGCATTCACTTTCCAAATAGAgtcctgtgaggctgggcaggGCCAAGCCCTCTGCTGAGCCTGCTCCCGCACCCACCGCGCTGCAGAGACGGGTTACTGGGCTGGGAATCCCGGCTGCCCTGCAGCCCGCTGGGGCACTTCACCTGCCagactccccttcccctgcatgctgcagaatgctcccctgcctcccactcccagctggtgtccagccatgctgctctccccctcgCACCAGCCTGCCGGCGTCACCTGCAGCCCTGGCCTCACATCTCTGCTGCTAGCCCACCCCCGCAGTCAGTCCTGTTGCCTTTGCCCCACCAGGCCTGCCCCTCCTGAGCCAGTCTCTGCACAGTCCCATAGCACGTGTGAGCCCCTCATCAAAACCGCCTCCTCAGTGACTTTGTGCTTCATGCCCCTGGCTCTAGCTCTGTGCCACTCCAGCTTGGAGCCCAGCCCCGTCCTGCTTGGCCGCTCAGATGTGGGGATGGTGCCACCTTGGGAGGGCATCACGTAGGCTGCTGCCTGACCCCCTCACCCACAGCCCTCTGGACCCATTAGACTCTGCTGTTGTCGACAGGGtattcctctccttctccccacagTGGCTGAGTGCCTCTGCTGCATGGCTCCCCCATGCTCTGCTGCATGTGTCCTGCCCACCCCTTGGTATCTGACATGACTATGCTTACCAGTGCCCTGCCCCCCGGGTCTTGTGCAGAGCTCTCCCCTGGTGGCTCCTGGGGGCTCCCGCCTGGGCCACCTGCTGCAGCTGGATGCTGCTCGACGCCAGCTTGCGCCCTCTTGTCCCTGTCCTGCCCAGCATGTGCCATGGGCCCAGAGCCGTGCTCTCTGGCTCACTAGTTTGGGTCTGCGGGTCTGGCCGTGCTGCCAGCCCGCTCTCGCTCTCTGGCGGGGTCCCGGCGCAGGCCTGGCAGGTCGGGTGCTCACCTGTTCTCCGGAGCCCCACCTTACTCCTCAGGTagtgcagcagcaggaggacagaGCAGCAGGTGTTAGCCAGAAACTGCTGGTTCTCTGGAAGGGACGAGGCAGTgtctgacccagggctgggctgacCCTAGCCTTAGGGCTATCTCTGGGGGAAATGATGCTGCAGGTGGGAGCTATCTGCAGGCTGCTGCCCCCCGCCTCACTAGGCCCATCCACATGCTGGGGCAAGCGCATGActcccagtgcccagcagcaCTAGCCAGTGCAGGCCTCACCAGCCAAACCCCCTGTGGGCTCAGACTGAGCGTGGGGAATCCCCCAGTGCCCATGGTGTGGCCACGCCAGCCCAGCCAGCGGCTCTGTATCTGCCCTCTTGCTGAGCTGGCACCTGGGAATTGTCTCTTAGCCCAGGACAAGCAGTGCCCTGCAGTGCTCCTGCAGCCCAGGCTTGCAAGACTGAGGTGGATCCTTTGGGGCTCTGGAAGCCCAAGAGAGAACCCCAGCGGAGAACTCGGGCTTACCCCCCTGTAGAGCTAACCGGATTCCTGCCCCCTcacctcacccccacccagcctcccagtgaaggctgcagcacaTCTAACACCCTCTCCCAGCCAGCGCCCAGCAAGGGGCCTCACCTCCGTGTTTGACACAGATGAACATCGTAGTGCCTGGGCCAAGCTACATGAGGCCAGTGGTGGGCTGCAGggcgcctcccccacccctcacatgACCTGCAGCAGGGCTATTGTGAAGTCAGCCACAGACAGAAAGGTCTGGCTACTGGGGCAGGCAGCGGGGAAGGCAGCTTGATGGCCTAGGCTGGAGATGCTGACAGGTGGGCCTCTGGCAAGAGGAGATGGTGATGGCTTTGAGCACAGCTGTGGGCCATCATCTTGGCAGTGTGGTGTACTAAGGATGGGGTTAGAATCGCAAGCAAGCGCTCTGAGAGCTTGTGCTGGGTGTTCCTGGGCCTATTGGCAGACTGGGGCTCTGCAAGGAAGCCTGCATGCTGTGTGTCAGTTTGCAGCAAGCCAGCCTAGAACCAGGTGGGTGGTGTTGTGCCTCTGCCTacagagcagcctgctttgtctctctctgttttcaggAGCTGCTGGGGAGTGTTCTGCGAGCTGTACAGTAAAGCCAGGTGTCATTGCGCCCTTCCAACAAGAGTGTGTTTATGGTTTTATCTCACTTGACTGTGTGGGCCGTGACCAGAACACGAAGCTCTTCGGTTCCTCACAGCCCAGGGTAGGCAGTGATGTGAGTGCCTGCTGGGCCTCGGCCACTCACCATGGCATACGTGGTTGGGTGACACTCCCAATGGGCCAATGGCAAAGCAGTGAGCAGAGGAGCCAGGCTCTGCGTGCAGCCCAGGAGGAGAGCAGAACACAGGTCAGACACAGGGGAACAGGTCCAGCCAGAGGTATGTGTgacgaactaggaatgttcttaatgttttctctgaatactgtgttggtgcctcagtgtcccctctgcagttcttaatatctaggtggtggaataagggtgtgtgattgcggcagagcaaagggccagtgcacctgaatGCCTGACACTccgtctcctagcaactgatgtgccagctgaaggtgttggagacaaagagacgGTTGACCTCCTGCCCAGGAAGAGggctgagagagaggaggggtggaggggttgttagttggagctggctgggaaaaggaGTGCAtggcagacctgggggtctggctcaacTGACGCCTAGAAAAGGAACCCCAGCCGAGGGGTCTGGNNNNNNNNNNNNNNNNNNNNNNNNNNNNNNNNNNNNNNNNNNNNNNNNNNNNNNNNNNNNNNNNNNNNNNNNNNNNNNNNNNNNNNNNNNNNNNNNNNNNNNNNNNNNNNNNNNNNNNNNNNNNNNNNNNNNNNNNNNNNNNNNNNNNNNNNNNNNNNNNNNNNNNNNNNNNNNNNNNNNNNNNNNNNNNNNNNNNNNNNNNNNNNNNNNNNNNNNNNNNNNNNNNNNNNNNNNNNNNNNNNNNNNNNNNNNNNNNNNNNNNNNNNNNNNNNNNNNNNNNNNNNNNNNNNNNNNNNNNNNNNNNNNNNNNNNNNNNNNNNNNNNNNNNNNNNNNNNNNNNNNNNNNNNNNNNNNNNNNNNNNNNNNNNNNNNNNNNNNNNNNNNNNNNNNNNNNNNNNNNNNNNNNNNNNNNNNNNNNNNNNNNNNNNNNNNNNNNNNNNNNNNNNNNNNNNNNNNNNNNNNNNNNNNNNNNNNNNNNNNNNNNNNNNNNNNNNNNNNNNNNNNNNNNNNNNNNNNNNNNNNNNNNNNNNNNNNNNNNNNNNNNNNNNNNNNNNNNNNNNNNNNNNNNNNNNNNNNNNNNNNNNNNNNNNNNNNNNNNNNNNNNNNNNNNNNNNNNNNNNNNNNNNNNNNNNNNNNNNNNNNNNNNNNNNNNNNNNNNNNNNNNNNNNNNNNNNNNNNNNNNNNNNNNNNNNNNNNNNNNNNNNNNNNNNNNNNNNNNNNNNNNNNNNNNNNNNNNNNNNNNNNNNNNNNNNNNNNNNNNNNNNNNNNNNNNNNNNNNNNNNNNNNNNNNNNNNNNNNNNNNNNNNNNNNNNNNNNNNNNNNNNNNNNNNNNNNNNNNNNNNNNNNNNNNNNNNNNNNNNNNNNNNNNNNNNNNNNNNNNNNNNNNNNNNNNNNNNNNNNNNNNNNNNNNNNNNNNNNNNNNNNNNNNNNNNNNNNNNNNNNNNNNNNNNNNNNNNNNNNNNNNNNNNNNNNNNNNNNNNNNNNNNNNNNNNNNNNNNNNNNNNNNNNNNNNNNNNNNNNNNNNNNNNNNNNNNNNNNNNNNNNNNNNNNNNNNNNNNNNNNNNNNNNNNNNNNNNNNNNNNNNNNNNNNNNNNNNNNNNNNNNNNNNNNNNNNNNNNNNNNNNNNNNNNNNNNNNNNNNNNNNNNNNNNNNNN
This window harbors:
- the C8HXorf65 gene encoding uncharacterized protein CXorf65 homolog — encoded protein: PVSAARWVREQAQQRAWPCPASQDSIWKVNAPASSAAGRSRCQRRGLCHREDGGSAIHSQDLWCLPETIDLCDEQGTLKLLFLVKLPSDSASKFLSPRGTYYVCRVERGAPGTKQENAYRGFTPILKDPEPELLDALHTQCEFLEKSRLKLLKAQDGKKIQTMESLISIVPSQTSVSSMPLACSAGCPLPGSGRGDLALSALVSREVRVRGGSGSGSARKEGASRSSETPRVRVGTKSQRH